A part of Sulfurimonas sp. HSL-1716 genomic DNA contains:
- a CDS encoding NGG1p interacting factor NIF3: protein MYKLTYFVPVEAKEKTKQALFDIGAGRYENYECCSFETLGHGQFKPVNGANPHIGELDKLEVVEEYKVEMICKDELIKKAVEVLKETHPYEEVAYEVFRMEEI, encoded by the coding sequence ATGTACAAACTGACCTACTTCGTCCCCGTAGAAGCGAAAGAGAAAACAAAACAAGCCCTTTTCGACATTGGCGCGGGAAGATACGAGAACTACGAGTGCTGCAGTTTCGAGACTCTGGGGCACGGACAGTTCAAGCCCGTAAATGGTGCAAATCCCCACATCGGTGAGCTCGACAAGCTCGAAGTGGTCGAGGAGTATAAAGTCGAGATGATATGTAAAGATGAGCTCATCAAAAAGGCTGTGGAGGTCTTAAAAGAGACTCACCCCTATGAAGAGGTGGCTTATGAGGTTTTTAGGATGGAGGAGATTTAG
- the purH gene encoding bifunctional phosphoribosylaminoimidazolecarboxamide formyltransferase/IMP cyclohydrolase yields MKRALLSVSDKSNIVEFARSLVSNGFQIISTGGTYKILVENGIEAIEIDEVTKFPECFEGRVKTLNPYVHGGILHRRDKQSHLDQAKELGVEAIDLVCVNLYPFKATIEKTDDFEEIIENIDIGGPAMVRSAAKNFEGVIIVTDPSDYSVVLDAIEKDTNTVEFRRSLMIKAYEHTAAYDSMIANYMNSRFNGGMGEKQFIVGNKVMDTRYGENPHQKGALYEFDKQFSNNFKTLKGEASFNNLTDINGAVKIAAAFGDDNAVCIVKHGNPCGFAIKDTLLEAYTEALKCDPISAYGGVVAVNGTVDKALAEKINEIFIEVLIAGRITQEAQDVFAAKKKIKLFEYASEKLVLANDTYDFKHIDGGFVFQDADYVREDEVKNAKLVSSKSASEQELKDMEIAYKVASLTKSNCVVYVKDSAMVAVGMGMTSRVDASQCALKKAKDMGLDVTGAALASEAFFPFRDSIDAAAAAGVKSVIEPGGSIRDDEVIAAANEHGMALYFSETRHFLH; encoded by the coding sequence ATGAAAAGAGCATTACTAAGTGTCAGTGACAAAAGCAACATCGTCGAATTTGCAAGATCACTGGTATCCAATGGATTTCAGATAATCTCTACGGGCGGAACATACAAGATTTTGGTCGAAAACGGCATCGAAGCGATAGAGATAGACGAAGTAACGAAGTTTCCTGAATGTTTTGAAGGGCGTGTTAAAACACTGAACCCATACGTTCACGGGGGTATCTTACATCGCCGCGACAAACAGTCTCACCTGGATCAGGCAAAAGAGCTCGGTGTTGAGGCGATAGACCTCGTATGTGTGAACCTTTACCCGTTCAAAGCGACTATCGAGAAAACGGATGATTTTGAAGAGATCATCGAAAACATCGACATCGGCGGACCTGCGATGGTAAGAAGTGCTGCAAAGAACTTTGAGGGCGTCATCATCGTAACAGACCCGAGTGACTACTCTGTAGTTCTAGATGCTATAGAAAAAGACACGAACACGGTAGAGTTCAGACGCTCGCTCATGATAAAAGCGTACGAGCATACAGCAGCGTATGATTCTATGATAGCAAACTACATGAACAGCCGTTTCAACGGCGGAATGGGTGAGAAACAGTTCATCGTAGGGAACAAAGTGATGGATACCCGTTACGGTGAGAATCCGCACCAAAAAGGCGCACTTTACGAGTTTGACAAACAGTTCTCTAATAACTTCAAAACGCTCAAAGGCGAAGCAAGCTTTAACAACCTTACAGACATCAACGGCGCCGTAAAGATCGCTGCCGCGTTTGGCGATGACAATGCCGTATGTATCGTAAAACACGGAAACCCTTGCGGTTTTGCCATTAAAGACACTCTTTTAGAGGCGTATACAGAAGCACTGAAATGCGACCCTATCTCTGCTTACGGCGGTGTTGTTGCAGTTAACGGTACGGTAGACAAAGCCTTGGCTGAAAAAATAAACGAAATCTTCATAGAAGTTCTTATCGCAGGGCGTATTACACAAGAAGCTCAAGATGTTTTTGCTGCTAAAAAGAAGATCAAACTCTTTGAGTACGCAAGTGAAAAGCTTGTTCTTGCAAACGATACCTACGACTTCAAACACATCGACGGCGGGTTTGTTTTTCAAGATGCCGACTACGTACGCGAAGACGAAGTGAAAAATGCAAAACTAGTTAGTTCTAAGTCTGCAAGTGAGCAAGAACTGAAAGATATGGAGATCGCTTACAAAGTGGCATCTCTTACAAAATCCAACTGTGTCGTGTATGTAAAAGACTCTGCAATGGTAGCGGTCGGTATGGGTATGACTTCCCGTGTTGATGCAAGCCAGTGTGCACTGAAAAAAGCAAAAGATATGGGTCTTGATGTTACCGGTGCTGCTCTTGCATCCGAAGCGTTTTTCCCGTTCCGTGACAGCATCGACGCTGCTGCGGCAGCGGGTGTAAAAAGCGTGATCGAGCCGGGCGGTTCGATCCGTGACGATGAGGTCATAGCCGCTGCAAACGAGCACGGTATGGCGCTTTATTTCTCTGAGACAAGACACTTCTTACACTAA
- a CDS encoding J domain-containing protein: MSKSLYETLGISQNATEADIKKAYRKLARQYHPDINKDANAEEKFKEVNAAYEILSDKKKRAQYDQYGDTMFGGKNFHDFASSQGGNVDLDEILRNMFGGGGFGGGSSGFGGFGGFGGGSRGGFGGGGFHQEPNLDIESNVTIPFSVSIMGGSHSVSVNGERFDIKIPAGVKSGEKLRVRGKGHAQGGRAGDLFLKINVASSPEYEREGDNLVKTIDVPLYAALFGEKITVNTLEKEIKLKVPQNTKNGQRFRVKEMGVLNRKTNIRGDLYLKANIVLPPVESLSKELIDVMKEKLPKE, from the coding sequence ATGAGCAAATCATTATATGAGACATTGGGTATTTCACAAAACGCTACGGAAGCGGATATAAAAAAAGCATACAGAAAACTCGCACGTCAATATCATCCCGACATCAACAAAGATGCGAATGCCGAAGAGAAATTCAAAGAGGTCAATGCGGCTTACGAGATACTGAGCGACAAGAAAAAACGCGCGCAGTACGATCAGTATGGTGATACAATGTTCGGCGGGAAAAATTTCCATGATTTTGCAAGCTCGCAAGGCGGCAACGTTGATCTTGACGAGATACTGCGCAATATGTTCGGCGGCGGCGGTTTTGGCGGCGGCTCTTCGGGCTTTGGCGGATTCGGCGGTTTTGGCGGCGGTTCACGCGGCGGCTTCGGCGGCGGAGGGTTCCATCAAGAACCGAACCTTGACATCGAATCAAACGTGACCATCCCTTTTAGCGTCTCGATCATGGGCGGATCCCACTCCGTCTCGGTTAACGGAGAGAGATTTGATATCAAGATTCCTGCAGGTGTAAAAAGCGGAGAAAAGCTGCGTGTTCGTGGTAAAGGTCACGCACAGGGCGGACGTGCGGGAGATCTCTTCTTAAAGATAAACGTAGCCTCTTCTCCTGAGTATGAAAGAGAGGGAGACAATCTTGTAAAGACGATAGACGTACCGCTTTATGCAGCGCTTTTTGGCGAGAAGATCACGGTAAACACGCTGGAAAAAGAGATAAAACTAAAAGTTCCTCAAAATACCAAGAACGGCCAGCGTTTCCGTGTCAAAGAGATGGGCGTGCTCAACCGCAAAACGAATATAAGAGGAGACCTGTATTTAAAAGCGAATATCGTCCTGCCTCCGGTCGAGAGCCTAAGTAAAGAGCTGATAGACGTTATGAAAGAAAAGTTACCAAAGGAGTAG
- a CDS encoding helix-turn-helix transcriptional regulator has product MPHHYDEPVYLISVVSKILEIHPQTLRQYERENLITPSRSDGRIRMYSQRDIDKIKMILRLTRELGVNLAGVDVAIRLKDQIDSMEQEIAELRHEIARLRNSSSIAPDKSLVTKKSIYEMIIFEK; this is encoded by the coding sequence ATGCCTCACCATTATGATGAACCGGTATATTTGATAAGTGTCGTCTCCAAGATATTGGAGATTCACCCTCAGACTCTTCGTCAGTATGAAAGAGAAAACCTCATTACTCCTTCCCGTTCGGACGGCAGGATACGCATGTATTCCCAACGCGATATCGACAAGATCAAAATGATCCTGCGTCTTACCCGCGAGCTCGGCGTCAATCTCGCAGGTGTGGATGTGGCTATAAGGCTTAAAGATCAGATAGACTCTATGGAACAGGAGATCGCCGAACTCCGCCATGAGATAGCCCGCCTTAGAAACTCAAGCTCTATTGCTCCGGATAAGTCGCTTGTCACGAAAAAAAGCATCTACGAGATGATAATCTTCGAAAAATAG
- the murA gene encoding UDP-N-acetylglucosamine 1-carboxyvinyltransferase codes for MDYLKIQGNTKLNGSIDISGAKNAALPLIAMTILAKSDLAITNMPDVVDIRTLLKLLQNLGASYTFEDNRLDINTSEVHHTKATYDIVKTMRASILVLGPLLARFGHCEVSLPGGCAIGQRPIDLHLKALELMGAKITIEAGYVKAEAPEGLVGCDIIFDKITVTGTANIVMAAALARGKTTITNAAREPEVAQLCEVLKASGIAIDGIGTSQITIEGTDRQLIDMSSFSVIPDRIESGTYLCAAAITNSELTLNKVRIDHLGSIISKLEEMGFKFTKEMNKITIHPAQKIKSVDIITQEYPGFPTDMQAQFLALATQAEGTSTIDERLFENRFMHVSELQRLGADIKLNGHVASIKGPTTLSGTDVMATDLRASSALVLAALVAEGETNIHRIYHLDRGYENLEKKLEAVGAKIERLKE; via the coding sequence ATGGATTACTTAAAGATTCAAGGCAACACCAAACTAAACGGCTCGATAGACATCTCAGGCGCGAAAAACGCAGCTCTTCCGCTCATAGCGATGACGATCTTGGCAAAAAGCGATCTTGCGATCACAAATATGCCCGACGTCGTCGATATCAGAACTCTTTTGAAACTTCTTCAAAACCTCGGTGCATCTTACACTTTTGAAGATAACAGACTGGATATAAATACCTCTGAAGTACACCATACAAAAGCGACTTACGACATCGTAAAGACCATGCGGGCTTCCATCCTTGTCCTCGGTCCGCTGCTGGCGCGTTTTGGACACTGCGAAGTCTCTCTTCCCGGCGGATGCGCCATAGGTCAAAGACCGATCGACCTGCATTTAAAAGCACTCGAACTGATGGGCGCAAAGATCACCATAGAAGCCGGTTACGTCAAAGCCGAAGCACCCGAAGGTCTTGTCGGATGCGATATCATTTTTGACAAAATCACCGTTACGGGAACCGCCAACATAGTCATGGCAGCAGCTCTCGCCCGCGGAAAGACGACCATCACAAATGCTGCGCGCGAACCCGAGGTCGCCCAGCTGTGCGAAGTGCTAAAAGCAAGCGGTATTGCCATCGACGGTATCGGAACATCCCAGATCACCATAGAGGGAACCGACAGACAGCTTATAGACATGAGCTCTTTTAGCGTCATACCCGACCGCATAGAAAGCGGTACCTATCTTTGTGCTGCGGCCATCACAAACTCTGAACTCACACTCAACAAGGTTAGGATCGATCATCTTGGTTCTATCATATCCAAACTCGAAGAGATGGGATTCAAATTTACAAAAGAGATGAACAAGATAACTATCCATCCCGCCCAGAAGATAAAATCTGTCGATATCATCACTCAGGAATATCCTGGATTTCCGACGGATATGCAGGCACAGTTCTTAGCTCTTGCAACTCAGGCAGAAGGAACTTCCACCATCGATGAACGTCTTTTTGAAAACCGTTTCATGCATGTGAGCGAACTGCAGCGTCTTGGCGCGGATATAAAGTTAAACGGCCACGTGGCAAGTATCAAAGGACCTACGACTCTCTCGGGCACGGACGTCATGGCAACCGATCTGAGAGCTTCAAGCGCTTTGGTACTGGCCGCACTGGTGGCTGAGGGCGAAACAAACATACACCGTATCTATCATCTTGACCGCGGATATGAAAATCTGGAGAAAAAATTGGAAGCCGTGGGAGCGAAAATAGAGAGACTAAAAGAGTAG
- a CDS encoding exonuclease domain-containing protein has protein sequence MLIYLDVETTGFEQNDRLCALGMILYEGDVASTYRELVKPPKKVRPEASALNHITNEMLKDKKDFESSEIKEILHKYNTIDTVFVGHNIGFHIEMLKKEGFVFNAAFIDTLKCSRNLIQECERFSLQFLRYELRLYKEEDALFDELGIEIRPGDVLSDALHTRLLHRYLNETADDERLQEISAGPVLVEKLNFGKYKGRFIEEIVMNDADYLEWVLSSMESLDEDTRYSIEHYMKMI, from the coding sequence ATGTTGATATATCTGGATGTCGAGACGACGGGATTTGAGCAAAACGACAGGCTATGTGCTCTTGGGATGATACTCTATGAAGGCGATGTGGCATCGACGTATCGGGAGCTTGTAAAACCGCCTAAAAAAGTACGTCCCGAAGCATCGGCACTCAACCATATAACCAATGAGATGCTTAAAGACAAAAAAGATTTTGAGAGTTCTGAAATAAAAGAGATCCTGCACAAGTACAATACCATTGATACCGTGTTTGTAGGACATAATATCGGTTTTCACATAGAGATGCTCAAAAAAGAAGGGTTCGTCTTCAATGCAGCGTTTATAGATACTCTCAAATGCAGCAGAAACCTGATACAAGAATGCGAACGATTCTCTTTGCAGTTTTTGAGATACGAGTTGAGACTTTACAAAGAAGAAGATGCGCTTTTTGATGAACTCGGCATCGAGATACGCCCCGGAGACGTGTTGAGCGATGCGCTGCATACAAGACTTTTGCACAGATATCTAAACGAAACGGCAGACGATGAAAGACTTCAAGAGATAAGTGCCGGTCCCGTTCTTGTCGAGAAACTAAACTTCGGCAAGTACAAGGGCAGGTTTATAGAAGAGATCGTCATGAACGATGCTGATTACCTTGAGTGGGTTTTAAGCAGTATGGAAAGTTTGGACGAGGATACAAGATACTCCATCGAGCATTATATGAAGATGATATAA
- a CDS encoding STT3 domain-containing protein, giving the protein MTISQDSKKILLLIAVAYLFSVAVRFIWIYQFHGYEPFMYNGQFMINTNDGYYWAEGARDLLSGVHQEGDLSPIHSAASQLTYFFAKILPFSFESIIFYMPVYLSSLIVIPVILISYSFKRLDVGFVAALLSSIAWSYYNRTMAGYYDTDMLNIVIPIFLLWSLIWAISSNQHKFLLITALDILLYRWWYPQSYSLEFAFFGLILFYTLVFDRKNLFNFKLLAIMLFAMMMTDTLIRLPLVVGLYFLFKNEKFDKYVYYIFGLGVIAVFATGGFMPIWGQLKGYVFRETLDSSTQGLGLHFFTVMQTVREAGHISFTTFANRISGNVVTLGLSVIGYAWLSYRYRVMLLALPLIGLGFLALNSGLRFTIYAIVPMAFGIAFIISEAADRMPSYFLQYATIFIGSVLVLLPNIVHIKEYKVPTVFNKKEVSLLEDLKKKTGREDYVVSWWDYGYPLRYYSDLFTLVDGGKHSGEVNFPVSYILTSPQEAAARMARMDVEYNVRAFAISQENKKKSEANQTKIFSNIEEMTKAGGFNDTNDFLSALQNGKVTLPKKTRDIYFFLPYRMLGIYPTITLFSNLDLMSGDKFKRSLFFFSPAVNEDAQYIYLQNGIAIGKSDAVVKMGNESVGINRFIKTWYAKDGKLQTDTKRFNVMSNLNVIYMASYGEFLIVDEATFNSLYIQLFVLEHYDKNLFEAVEMTPYAKIYKLKI; this is encoded by the coding sequence ATGACAATCTCGCAAGACAGTAAAAAGATTCTGCTTTTAATAGCGGTTGCATATCTTTTCAGCGTCGCAGTACGATTTATCTGGATTTATCAGTTTCACGGATATGAACCTTTTATGTACAACGGCCAGTTTATGATAAATACGAACGACGGTTATTATTGGGCCGAAGGTGCAAGGGATCTGCTTTCGGGAGTTCATCAAGAGGGGGACCTTTCTCCGATCCACAGCGCTGCTTCGCAGCTGACGTACTTTTTTGCGAAGATACTGCCTTTTTCTTTTGAAAGCATCATCTTTTACATGCCGGTTTATCTGAGCTCGCTTATAGTGATACCTGTCATACTTATCTCATACAGTTTCAAACGTCTTGACGTCGGATTCGTTGCGGCTCTTCTCTCCTCTATCGCCTGGAGTTACTACAACCGTACGATGGCGGGGTATTATGATACGGATATGCTCAATATTGTGATCCCGATATTTTTGCTTTGGTCCCTGATCTGGGCGATCAGCTCGAATCAGCATAAGTTTCTGCTGATAACGGCACTCGATATCCTGCTGTACAGATGGTGGTATCCGCAGAGTTACTCTTTGGAGTTCGCGTTTTTTGGACTTATATTGTTTTATACGCTGGTATTTGACAGAAAGAACCTTTTTAACTTTAAACTATTGGCGATCATGCTTTTTGCCATGATGATGACCGATACCCTCATCCGTCTGCCTTTGGTAGTCGGTCTGTATTTTTTATTTAAAAATGAAAAGTTTGATAAATATGTCTACTATATCTTTGGTCTTGGAGTCATAGCTGTTTTTGCCACAGGTGGGTTTATGCCTATCTGGGGGCAGCTAAAAGGGTATGTCTTTAGAGAGACCCTCGACAGTTCCACCCAGGGGCTCGGACTTCACTTCTTTACTGTCATGCAGACGGTCCGTGAAGCGGGACATATCTCTTTTACCACCTTTGCCAACAGGATCAGCGGCAATGTTGTCACGCTCGGTCTGTCGGTCATAGGATATGCTTGGTTAAGTTACAGGTATCGTGTCATGCTTTTGGCTCTGCCTTTGATAGGTCTTGGGTTTTTAGCACTCAACAGCGGACTCAGGTTCACCATTTATGCCATTGTTCCTATGGCCTTTGGGATCGCCTTTATCATCTCCGAAGCGGCAGATAGAATGCCGAGTTATTTCCTGCAATATGCGACCATATTTATCGGTTCTGTTCTTGTCCTGCTTCCCAATATCGTACATATAAAAGAGTATAAAGTTCCGACGGTCTTTAATAAAAAAGAGGTTTCTTTGCTTGAGGATCTGAAAAAAAAGACCGGCAGGGAAGATTATGTGGTAAGCTGGTGGGATTACGGATATCCTCTGCGTTATTATAGCGATCTGTTTACCCTCGTAGACGGCGGGAAACACAGCGGAGAGGTCAATTTTCCGGTAAGTTACATCCTAACAAGCCCGCAGGAAGCCGCCGCAAGGATGGCAAGAATGGATGTCGAATACAATGTAAGAGCATTTGCCATATCCCAAGAGAATAAGAAAAAATCAGAAGCGAATCAGACCAAGATATTTTCCAATATAGAGGAGATGACAAAAGCCGGCGGGTTTAACGATACAAACGATTTTTTGAGCGCTTTGCAAAACGGTAAGGTCACGCTGCCTAAAAAGACAAGAGATATCTACTTCTTTTTGCCTTACAGGATGCTTGGTATCTATCCGACGATCACACTGTTTTCGAATCTGGACCTGATGAGCGGAGACAAGTTCAAGCGATCGCTGTTTTTCTTCTCGCCGGCGGTCAATGAAGACGCTCAGTATATTTATCTGCAAAACGGGATTGCAATAGGAAAATCCGATGCCGTCGTAAAAATGGGGAACGAGAGTGTCGGTATAAACCGTTTTATAAAGACCTGGTATGCAAAAGACGGTAAGCTCCAGACCGATACGAAACGATTTAATGTCATGTCGAATCTCAATGTCATATATATGGCAAGTTACGGAGAGTTTCTGATAGTAGACGAAGCCACGTTTAATTCTTTGTATATTCAGCTCTTTGTATTGGAGCATTACGACAAAAATCTTTTTGAGGCCGTCGAGATGACCCCATATGCAAAAATTTATAAATTAAAGATATAA
- the rsmD gene encoding 16S rRNA (guanine(966)-N(2))-methyltransferase RsmD yields the protein MKNSSSLTKKIVAGKYKGKILKLPSKTTTRSSKGIVLESFFNTIQFDILDAVFVEVFSGSGSIGLEALSRGAGRIIFMEKDRDALRTLHENIAQTDPSACEVISGDSFINIKTVISRLKNLDTSAYIYIDPPFSIREGMEDIYDKTIALIAGFPKELCEMIIIEHMSSLKLPETISKYSKIKTKKFGNTSLTYYN from the coding sequence ATGAAAAATAGTTCCAGTCTCACAAAAAAAATAGTAGCGGGAAAATACAAAGGAAAAATTTTGAAGCTTCCCTCAAAGACGACGACGAGAAGTTCTAAAGGTATAGTCCTGGAGTCTTTTTTCAATACGATACAGTTCGATATTCTCGATGCTGTTTTTGTCGAGGTTTTTTCAGGAAGCGGTTCCATCGGGCTTGAAGCATTGAGCCGCGGAGCAGGCAGGATCATCTTTATGGAAAAGGATAGAGATGCCCTTCGTACGCTTCATGAGAATATCGCTCAGACAGATCCGTCTGCGTGCGAGGTGATAAGCGGGGATAGTTTTATCAATATAAAGACGGTCATATCAAGACTTAAAAATCTAGATACAAGCGCATACATCTACATAGATCCGCCGTTTTCTATAAGAGAGGGAATGGAAGATATCTATGACAAGACGATAGCGCTTATAGCAGGGTTCCCAAAAGAGCTTTGCGAGATGATAATCATAGAGCATATGAGCTCGCTGAAACTGCCTGAGACTATAAGTAAATACAGCAAAATCAAAACGAAAAAATTCGGTAACACCTCTTTGACATACTACAACTGA
- a CDS encoding flagellar basal body P-ring protein FlgI gives MKSFLILLFLSLTLQATKIGDISSIVGVRENQVIGYSLVVGLQKTGDGTTSKFTLQSIANMLKAMNIDMNPVDIKSKNVAAVVVTAKIGPFAKQGDKLDVTVSSIGDAKSLQGGTLLMTPLKGVDGKIYALAQGPVSIGGKNDRGAGSASHPTAGIVYSGGMIEREINIDLYHQKYATLSLKESNFENAVAVQKAINALYHTQIAVALDPRTIKLERPTNLSMTEFLSQIENIDMNYTPENKIVINERTGTIIAGVDIEIKPVIITQGDITIKIKQSDQPQTPAGSMKIDNDLVIGLNENEVYTKKGTTTVANIVRSLQKLGASPKAIISILEAMKSAGSISADLEVI, from the coding sequence ATGAAATCTTTTTTAATACTTTTATTTTTATCATTAACACTTCAAGCAACCAAGATAGGGGATATTTCATCCATAGTGGGAGTCCGGGAAAATCAAGTCATCGGTTACTCTTTGGTCGTCGGTCTTCAAAAGACGGGTGACGGTACGACTTCGAAGTTCACTCTTCAATCAATTGCAAATATGCTAAAAGCGATGAACATAGATATGAACCCTGTGGATATAAAATCAAAAAATGTCGCGGCAGTGGTCGTAACCGCAAAGATAGGACCTTTTGCAAAACAGGGAGATAAGCTTGACGTCACCGTTTCATCTATCGGAGATGCAAAGTCGCTGCAAGGCGGTACGCTTTTGATGACACCTTTAAAAGGGGTCGACGGTAAGATATATGCACTTGCACAAGGACCGGTCAGTATAGGCGGAAAAAATGACCGCGGGGCGGGAAGTGCATCTCATCCTACTGCCGGTATCGTCTATTCCGGCGGTATGATAGAACGCGAGATCAATATCGACCTTTACCATCAAAAATATGCAACGCTCTCCTTAAAGGAATCGAACTTTGAAAATGCCGTCGCGGTGCAAAAAGCGATAAATGCGCTTTACCACACGCAAATAGCGGTCGCACTCGACCCCCGTACCATCAAACTTGAACGCCCTACGAATCTTTCGATGACGGAGTTCTTGTCTCAGATAGAAAATATCGATATGAACTATACGCCCGAGAACAAGATCGTCATCAACGAAAGAACGGGAACTATAATTGCTGGAGTTGATATAGAGATAAAACCGGTGATAATCACGCAGGGTGACATAACCATCAAGATCAAACAATCGGATCAGCCACAGACCCCTGCGGGAAGTATGAAGATAGATAACGATCTGGTTATCGGATTAAATGAAAACGAGGTTTATACGAAAAAAGGGACTACAACCGTAGCCAATATCGTAAGATCTCTCCAAAAACTAGGTGCGTCGCCTAAAGCGATCATATCGATACTCGAAGCTATGAAAAGCGCGGGTTCTATCTCGGCAGATCTGGAGGTGATTTAA
- a CDS encoding rod-binding protein — translation MSSSINSAFLQQAMLAKDISSTPKIEATTDNKKLREQTDAFESIIIKMMMDNAMKDEKNLFSSQKDPGDKIYKSMYREELSKASAGSFGFSQMLYDYLSQKSGKIN, via the coding sequence ATGAGCTCTTCTATAAATTCCGCTTTTTTACAGCAGGCGATGTTGGCTAAAGATATAAGTTCAACGCCAAAGATAGAAGCGACGACGGATAATAAAAAACTGCGCGAACAGACGGATGCGTTTGAGTCGATCATAATAAAGATGATGATGGATAATGCAATGAAAGATGAGAAAAATCTTTTCTCATCTCAGAAGGATCCTGGAGATAAAATATATAAATCCATGTATCGTGAGGAGTTGAGTAAAGCGAGTGCGGGAAGTTTTGGTTTTTCACAGATGTTATATGACTATCTAAGTCAAAAGTCGGGCAAGATAAACTAA
- a CDS encoding flagellar biosynthesis anti-sigma factor FlgM, with translation MISQLNSAGIKTAYQNGGTEPKTNAKKTQEMNKEADMSKVDQLKESIQSGEYKINLQALSKRIADELMPN, from the coding sequence ATGATATCTCAATTGAACAGTGCGGGTATCAAAACGGCGTATCAAAACGGCGGCACTGAACCCAAGACGAATGCTAAAAAAACCCAGGAGATGAACAAAGAGGCGGATATGAGCAAAGTAGACCAGCTTAAAGAATCTATTCAATCCGGCGAGTACAAGATCAATTTACAGGCTTTGTCCAAACGCATAGCCGACGAGTTGATGCCAAACTAA